A DNA window from Janibacter sp. A1S7 contains the following coding sequences:
- a CDS encoding ABC transporter permease, translating into MLSPRRLALNLSAPLLAVVVAFVVTSIVLVAVGDPVGLVWQTLLSEPRPRTLVNTFNSAITYYIAAVAVAIGFKMKLFNIGVDGQYRLATFAAAVFAGQGYLPGPLNIIFAMLVAMAVGGFWAGIAGWLKVKRGVSEVISTIMLNMISAGLVGWGLRTWGHRAEGSNTRNTTTIPQSSQLEGLPLVPDAPNLVYTLLVLAIIVGVVYWFVINRTRLGFDVRATGESETVALASGVKVPRMVLFAMIGSGAVAGLIGMPAFFGADHSYGLNFQEGVGFIGIGVALLGRNHAVGMAFAALLWSWLEKASDGLQLQAGVSPALVYIIQGVILLAVVIAYEVVHRFEQRLEQKQVTRQLDAGATAEGASA; encoded by the coding sequence ATGCTCTCCCCGCGCCGGTTGGCGCTGAACCTCTCGGCACCACTCCTGGCCGTGGTCGTGGCCTTCGTCGTCACCTCGATCGTGCTCGTCGCGGTGGGGGACCCGGTCGGGCTCGTGTGGCAGACGCTGCTGTCCGAGCCGCGACCACGCACGCTCGTCAACACCTTCAACAGCGCGATCACCTACTACATCGCCGCCGTCGCCGTCGCGATCGGTTTCAAGATGAAGCTGTTCAACATCGGCGTCGACGGACAGTACCGGCTGGCCACGTTCGCTGCGGCGGTCTTCGCCGGGCAGGGATACCTCCCGGGGCCACTGAACATCATCTTCGCGATGCTGGTCGCCATGGCCGTCGGTGGCTTCTGGGCCGGGATCGCCGGCTGGCTGAAGGTCAAGCGCGGGGTGTCCGAGGTCATCTCGACGATCATGCTCAACATGATCTCGGCGGGACTCGTCGGTTGGGGACTGCGCACCTGGGGTCACCGTGCCGAGGGGAGCAACACCCGCAACACGACGACCATCCCGCAGTCGAGTCAGCTCGAGGGGCTGCCACTCGTCCCCGACGCGCCCAACCTCGTCTACACGCTGCTCGTCCTGGCGATCATCGTCGGCGTCGTCTACTGGTTCGTCATCAACCGCACCCGATTGGGCTTCGACGTGCGCGCCACGGGCGAGTCCGAGACGGTGGCCCTCGCCAGCGGCGTGAAGGTGCCGCGCATGGTGCTCTTCGCGATGATCGGCTCGGGTGCCGTGGCCGGGCTCATCGGCATGCCGGCCTTCTTCGGCGCCGACCACAGCTACGGACTCAACTTCCAGGAGGGCGTCGGCTTCATCGGTATCGGCGTGGCACTCCTGGGACGCAACCACGCGGTGGGGATGGCCTTCGCCGCCCTGCTCTGGTCCTGGCTGGAGAAGGCGTCCGACGGTCTGCAGCTGCAGGCCGGTGTATCTCCGGCCCTCGTCTACATCATCCAGGGCGTGATCCTCCTGGCGGTCGTCATCGCCTACGAGGTCGTCCACCGGTTCGAGCAACGGCTGGAGCAGAAGCAGGTCACCCGGCAGCTCGACGCCGGTGCCACAGCGGAAGGAGCCTCGGCATGA